One Gossypium hirsutum isolate 1008001.06 chromosome A08, Gossypium_hirsutum_v2.1, whole genome shotgun sequence genomic window, agttctagtagctataagtatcaaatagctatggaattcaaaatttgaggtccttatatggtaaataaaccattaagaggagttagtagataagtatgatgattcatctatagaaaataaaataaagaaaatgaataaattggaaagaaaaagatgaaaagatgataaataataaaataacataaaatatcatcatattatcatctttcctaaaacaaaaacatggaaaccctagccatggaattTGGGTTTTGAACAAACTTATTaggctcaattaggtatgttttattgtctcgtttttagaaatttttatatttccgagatcgtaatagcttaatctagctatctcgaggattaattcgtgaagttatcaaagtattaaagttttgccatggatgagtatgcatgaattatgaatttttatggtagaaaatgaaaggttgttgatagataaacaacttttgtaaatggaattttgatgaaattatggtttagggactaaattgaaaagatgtaaaattcatgaaaaaattataaattttgtgaaatacatgggctgctaatgttatatgtaaaagATGGCTGGgattgaaataaggattaaattgcatgaatttcatttttcgagcctagggacaaaatcaaaatttattaaaagtataagggcaaaatgagacttttgcctaagatgtgaattggattgaatagagtataaatttcattaaattgagctaaatttactcatatagatccaGGTAGACCAAATAcgaaattagatcgaggaaaagaaaaagtatcagattagtagattaCAATTCACGAgcacttgtcaaggtaagttcgtgtaactaaattatgtagatttatatgtttgaatttaatgttgtatatgtgaattgtataaataccatatgtatgaaattgatcacatattcGATAATACCTGATAAATAATAAGTCCCGTTTAGATAAATGAGATTCGATGGATATAGGGTTCCTGAGGtagttgtggtcctgcatatgttacaAACAACCATAGCTTGAAAGAGTGTCCCGTTATttgctcttatgagcatcccgatatatGGCCCTCTCGAGTTTtctgttatatggttcttgcgagcaaCCTATTAATAGCTTTTCGGAGCATCTCGATTGGTtttgattctgcatgtgttgtagacataccacaactcttatgagcatcccgatatatggctcttcgtcaGCTTCccaattaaaggctctttgtgagcttcctgattaatggctctctagAGCTTCCCGATatagctcgcttgaacttcctgatatatggctatccggagcttcctaattaatggctctttggagctacccgttattggctcgcatAAGCTTCCCGATTATAGCTCTTATAAGTTTTCCATTATATAGCCTatataagcttcctgttacatggctcacatgagcttctcgttatatggctcgagagataGATTCCTGTTTATGTGCTCATATGAGCATTCCCGAATataaattgacggattacagatttgtacacttcgcCTGTACCACCcgggtatccatcgatattttaaatgattcatcgggtgtaacaccccaaacccgacctagacgctatggccgaatctggtggtGTCATATTTGAGTGCTTTTTAGAAAACCTTAGCAAGTACAAAATCATCCAATTTGTTATCTTTACTTAAGTCGTGAAAACCCTAATCCAGATATTAAGTGAAAACATTTCATTAACgcggaagctaaaacatcattaagttataaatcaaataatttatcaGTTTAAATTCCCAAAATAAACCCATGAATAGTTCGTGACCAAAACCATATTAATCACAAAACAtacacttaaaaaaaaaacagacaaAATAAAATGTTACTTAAAAATCTGTAATTGTCTACcagtggtcaccatcgagccctCCGTCACACCGATCCATCTACTGCTGAGGATTATTTGACAAACAAAATTAAcaaaggggtgagtttttgcaactCAGTATGTACATCCCCACAAACAGCATGCATAAAAACAGATAACAGAATACAGTTAATCGGCCTTAGCCATACAGATATCACATGCGCAACAGATCAGATATCAGAAAACttgcccaccaaccctgcacaccatctccgtcctacccaacacaccatgtggggatagaaTCGACCCActcaaccctacacaccaagtatggggATTTAATTAACCCATCCAGCCCTATAAACCATAAAGTACCGCATCGCAGCACATATCATAAGTATGTAGCTTAGCTGCCAGATGACAGGCTAATCTCCtctcagacttccttctcttcattACAACAATCCCAACCCGATGCAATGCAGCATAAATAATATGACATGCTCTCATGCAGACATCGAATCATACCATCATCAAATCAGAACAGATATACCAAATCAGACAGATACACATGCttaaattttacatgttttttcATACAATCCAGTAATAAATCAGAGAATagggtctaagtgatgcttaccgaccctacagccAGGTCACAGTccacttgggcgacccgtgcaaccttacagaacatttcaaacaaattggGCTCACATGccgtgtgccttgcccgtgtgggtcacacggcccaaattggcctcgCTCGTGTGGATCAGACGGCCTGGCCTAGATTCTTACAtgcccgtgtaggcccacacgcccttgtggcccacacggcccatttggTTGAGCTTGTGCCTCGCACACGGCTTGCAAACCATCATACGCCTGTATTTGTCGTGCCCGTGTTGCACGTGCACGATCTGGTTCATCGAACACACGGCTGTCTATCGCCATACGACCTCCACATGGGcagtccacacgcccgtgtggcaccGATAGTTTTGATTTCGGCTTTCATTGAAACTCGTTTTTTGTGCAAACGAGGTACACACCTAGTTCGTTTTCGCTGCTAATCCAACCACGAGCACTCCAAGCCTAAAATCGACAATACCGAGTCCAAAATTAGTCTCTTAAATTAGATTATTAAGAATAGGCAAATCCCGAAATgagagatctacttaccttcaaCGAATAATGGTGATTATTCGCTGTTTAGAACCCCGATTAGTGATCCACAAAACCTTGATTATAGCAACACAAATCCCTCTTAAACAATCTCCCAACGAAACCATGCAATTTAACAAAACCATACTTATCGAATTCGCGCCAAAACTAATCGGAGGAAAAAAAAATGGAGGAGAAGGTTAAAAGAACCAAAATTTCGGTGGCACAAAAGGGGGCCTTTCGGCAAGAAGAAAGCAAAAAGAAAGAATGCGGAGAAGGAAGAATAGAAGAGTAAAAAGGCAGAAAGAGTTCTTTTGGGGAAAACTTCAGAGAAGAATTTGATAATCAACGTCCACACGGCTTATCAGTAAAATAATACCACACTTACGACTCGAACTCAGGATCTCAGGCATAATCccttgccacttaaccactagaccaacaggcccattcaCCAACAATTTCGAAAAAGCCCACTAACCTAAAGTCAGGCTTTATTCAAATAAAACCAAAAGTTAGCCCAAGTTaaaacttgaacttgggacctcccaaacacaccccaaAGAACATAACCTCttaaaccacatatatataccaaaaagtatcaaaacaatagttttgatatttccatgctcaacaataaaaaaaagacaaaattactgaaatttgaggctttacaactctaccccctaaaagaaaatccGTCCTcgaattttacctgatcagaaaaggTGAGGATATTGCTGTCGCATtgaatcctctggctcccaagtagcttccttaGTGCTATGATTCCACCACAGCACCTTCACCAAGGGAATAGACTTCCTTCGTAAGACCTTAACGTCGCGATCTAGAATCTGCACAGGCTCCTTGTCGAACGTCAGATCCGGTTTAATCTCAATCTCCTCCACGGGCATAATGTGcgtaggatcagagcggtagcgtcTCAACATTGAGACATGGAACACGTCATGTATacgatccaactctggaggtagctctaatTGATATGCGACTGGCCCTACTCGTTTCAGAATTCGGTACGGCCTAATAAATCGAGGACTcagcttgcccttacgaccaaacatcagaaccttcttccatggcaagaccttaagaaaaatcatgtcccccacagaatactcgatgtcttttcttttcaaatccgcataggacttttgtctatcagaagTCACTTTCAGTCGATCTCAAATCAAAcgaaccttatcctcagtctctAAAACCAACTCCGAACCCAGAACACGTTGCTCACCCAGCTCAGTCCAGCAcaaaggagtgcgacacttacgaccataaagtgcctcatacggtgccatctgtatactagattgataactgttattgaaAGCGAACTCTGCCAagggcaagtactcctcccaactacctcagaaatccaTAACACACCCTCTTAACATATCCTCTAGTacctgaatcaccctctccgactAACCATCTGTTTCAGGAtaaaatgcagtactgaagtcaagACGAGAACCCGAAGCCCCATGAAGTTTCTACCAAAATCGAGGCttgaaacgaggatccctatcagaaataatcgaGACAGGTACctcatgcagtctcactatctcagaaatgtacaacttggccaacttctgtAGGGAGAAATCTGTCCTAATAGGGATGAAATGTGCGGTCTTGGTCAATCGGTCGACGATGACCCAaaagaatccttcttagtgggtgttagaggcaacccactaacgaagtccatcgttacacGCTCCCATTTCCACATCGGTATCTTAACCGGCTGCAACAACCTCGAAGCCAACTGATgcttagccttaacctgctgacaagtcagacaacGAGCAACAAAGTCTATCACTTCCCGTTTCAACCCTgaccaccagtacaactctcAAAGATCCCTATACATTTGGTTGCCCCCAGGATGCATAGCGTAAAGGATACTATGTGCCTCCCTCAGAATCAACAACCTTAAATCCTCATAATTTGGTACATAGATCCTATCTCGGAAACGCAACACCTCATCATTGTCAATCCTAAAATCAGTGGTTGTTCCAGCCTCAACCTGACAGAATCGTAACTCAAGAGATTTATCTCCCACTGCTTATCCTTAATCTGATCCAACCTCGTTGGTTTAACCTGCAACTCAGCTAGAAGAGTCCCATCATCATAAAGAGTCAGTCGAGTGAACATCGCCCTAAAGTCAGTCATCACCCTACGACTTAATACATTCACCACCACATTGGCTTTACCAGGGTGATACTCAATACTGCAGTCGTAATCCTTGAGCAGCTCAACCCACcgacgctgcctaagatttaactccttctgagtaaggagatatttgaggctcttgtgatcagtgtagatggtacacttctcaccgtacagatagtgcctccaaatcttcaatgcaaagacAACttctgccaactccaaatcatgcgtttGATAGTTAGCCTCGTGAGTCTtgagctgacgagatgcataagcaACTACCTTACTGTCTTGTATCAGAATGcaacccaaacctacatgtgatgcatcactgtaaccCACGAAGTCCTTATCGGGTTCAGGCTGGATCAGAACTGGGGCTTGAGTGAAAACtgttttgagcttctcaaagctctcctgCTGTGCGTTAGTCCAAAGAAAAGGAACTCATTTATGCAACATCTTAGTCAACGGTGCTGCAATCAACGAGAACCCCGCCACAAAACATTAGTAATAccctgccagtcccagaaaacaGCAGATTTCTGACACATTCTTCggctgtttccaatccaacacagccacaatcttacgaggatccactcgaatcccctcagcagaaactacatgacccagaaatgtcactttcagaagccagaactcacacttgctgaacttcgcatacaattgtttctcccgAAGAATCTGCAGAACGACCCGTAGATACCCATCGTGTTCATCCTCTGTCCTAGAGTATACCGATATTCGTCAATGAACactaccacaaactgatctaagtagggctagaacactcgattcatcagatctatGAATGCTGCTGGTAcgttagtcaacccaaaaggcataaccaggaactcataatgtccataccgagtcctaaatgccgtcttatgcacatcggcctccttaaccctcaactgatgataaccTGATCGTAGATAGATTTTAGAAAACATTGAAGCCCCTCTGAACTGATCGAATAAGACGTCTATCCTCggaagtgggtatttattcttaattgtcaacttattcaactgacgatagtcgatgcataTCCTCATCgcaccatccttcttctttaagaACAAAATCGGTACTCCCCACAGAGACACAGTTGGACGAATAGACCAACGATCTAACAACTCCAAACTTGAGCCTTCAGTTCTGccagctcctttggtgccattcgataaggggcgatagacaccggagccgTACTAGGAATCAACTCAATCCCAAATTCTACCTCACGGCTCGGAGGCAATCTTGGTAGTTTCTCTGGAAAAACATCTAGAAAGTC contains:
- the LOC107919110 gene encoding uncharacterized protein, with translation MELLFGEFDLILGMGWLVKHRVNLDCAEKKVALRIEEDNEIVVIGERRNYLSNVISALVAEKLVTKGYEAYLAYISVSDSMDSSVKDIRTVRDFLDVFPEKLPRLPPSREVEFGIELIPSTAPVSIAPYRMAPKELAELKAQQESFEKLKTVFTQAPVLIQPEPDKDFVGYSDASHVGLGCILIQDSKVVAYASRQLKTHEANYQTHDLELAEVVFALKIWRQRRWVELLKDYDCSIEYHPGKANVVVNVLSRRVMTDFRAMFTRLTLYDDGTLLAELQVEAGTTTDFRIDNDEVLRFRDRIYVPNYEDLRLLILREAHRLKREVIDFVARCLTCQQVKAKHQLASRLLQPVKIPMWKWERVTMDFVSGWLVGEGDSGTRGYVKRVCYGFLRPYRILKRVGPVAYQLELPPELDRIHDVFHVSMLRRYRSDPTHIMPVEEIEIKPDLTFDKEPVQILDRDVKVLRRKSIPLVKVLWWNHSTKEATWEPEDSMRQQYPHLF